Proteins encoded within one genomic window of Couchioplanes caeruleus:
- a CDS encoding DUF7455 domain-containing protein, giving the protein MTTVLSPEIVVVDSLAERCDRCGAAAKLELSLAGGGSLAFCGHHANRYADRLVPMAAKAAVEDGFEWAGRSHSV; this is encoded by the coding sequence ATGACCACCGTGCTGTCGCCCGAGATCGTCGTCGTCGACTCGCTGGCCGAGCGCTGCGACCGCTGCGGCGCCGCCGCCAAGCTCGAGCTCAGCCTGGCCGGCGGCGGAAGCCTGGCATTCTGCGGCCACCACGCCAACCGGTACGCCGACCGGCTCGTGCCGATGGCCGCGAAGGCGGCGGTCGAGGACGGCTTCGAGTGGGCGGGGCGGTCTCACAGCGTGTGA
- a CDS encoding sensor histidine kinase has product MQFAAHDVGRLSRLAAGSTGVAVAISGGLSLVLPSAGADNTLTQSPAAALLAAGLALSLLSLPRAGRVLRVAAYVPALLATVLGAAAVPGHPAAGVATLLAGLALICLDLYVHRRQGDPVRYRVADPLLAGSAIISLVALVPRMFAPAFPEGRGPDSLMSPYHAGALFALAVGMVLARPEAGPLRTDATAGPGTKIRRMLPAVVAVPVIAALVSALAVRTGISRPAAAISTGAILATLALVALVGYLVRSLEGADQRQRRLVTELHERRDFADTLLQSMNEAVMVLDANHRVIDVNRRWRELTGNGDDPDGTPSSPPPPSLPPAGTQDWLIRRTDGTEVPVLATMAAIPDAAGQPRGYVATYVDITDRKRAEDELSSHAAELESSNDLLREANAKLAAALAFKNDLTSMLTHDVAQPISSIASLAELLHADWADLPDDIRLELATKINKNTHRLIKMMNDLQLLFRLDTGAVTAQRTPVQMREVVTSVIDELEGADGVVVEVEDDVAALADRQHVWHVVRNLVTNALSYGESPVEVRAGRDAESVVLIVQDRGPGIPEELVPKLFDRFMRGAGLGLFIVRHLVEANGGSVRYERAEPRGARLVVTWEAAAV; this is encoded by the coding sequence GTGCAGTTCGCGGCGCACGACGTGGGCAGGCTGTCCCGGCTCGCGGCCGGGAGCACCGGTGTCGCCGTGGCGATCTCCGGCGGCCTGAGCCTGGTCCTGCCTTCCGCGGGGGCGGACAACACACTGACGCAGAGCCCGGCGGCCGCACTCCTGGCCGCCGGGCTCGCGCTGTCTCTGCTCTCCCTGCCGCGCGCGGGCCGCGTGCTGCGGGTCGCCGCCTACGTGCCGGCCCTGCTCGCCACCGTCCTCGGCGCCGCCGCCGTGCCCGGACATCCGGCCGCCGGCGTCGCCACGCTGCTGGCCGGCCTGGCGCTGATCTGCCTCGACCTGTACGTCCACCGCCGCCAGGGCGATCCCGTGCGGTACCGGGTGGCCGATCCGCTCCTGGCGGGAAGCGCAATCATCTCCCTCGTGGCCCTGGTGCCGCGGATGTTCGCGCCCGCCTTTCCGGAGGGCCGCGGGCCGGACAGCCTGATGTCGCCGTACCACGCGGGCGCCCTGTTCGCGCTGGCCGTCGGCATGGTGCTGGCCCGGCCCGAGGCGGGGCCGCTGCGGACCGACGCGACCGCCGGTCCCGGCACGAAGATCCGCCGGATGCTGCCCGCCGTCGTCGCCGTTCCGGTCATCGCCGCCCTGGTGAGCGCGCTCGCGGTGCGCACCGGGATCAGCCGGCCCGCGGCCGCGATCAGCACCGGGGCGATCCTCGCCACGCTCGCCCTCGTGGCCCTGGTCGGCTACCTCGTCCGGTCCCTGGAGGGGGCGGACCAGCGGCAGCGGCGCCTGGTCACGGAACTGCACGAGCGGCGCGACTTCGCCGACACCCTGCTGCAGTCGATGAACGAGGCGGTGATGGTGCTCGACGCCAACCACCGGGTCATCGACGTGAACCGGCGCTGGCGAGAACTGACCGGCAACGGCGACGATCCGGACGGCACGCCGTCGTCGCCGCCACCGCCGTCCCTGCCTCCGGCCGGCACCCAGGACTGGCTGATCCGGCGCACCGACGGCACCGAGGTGCCCGTGCTCGCCACCATGGCGGCCATCCCGGACGCCGCCGGACAGCCGCGCGGCTACGTGGCCACGTACGTGGACATCACCGACCGCAAGCGGGCCGAGGACGAGCTGAGCAGCCACGCCGCGGAGCTCGAGAGCAGCAACGACCTGCTCAGGGAGGCGAACGCGAAGCTCGCGGCGGCGCTGGCCTTCAAGAACGACCTGACCTCGATGCTGACCCACGACGTGGCCCAGCCGATCAGCTCCATCGCCAGCCTGGCCGAGCTGCTGCACGCCGACTGGGCGGACCTGCCGGACGACATCCGGCTCGAGCTCGCCACGAAGATCAACAAGAACACCCACCGGCTCATCAAGATGATGAACGACCTGCAGTTGCTCTTCCGGCTGGACACCGGCGCCGTCACCGCGCAGCGTACGCCGGTGCAGATGCGCGAGGTCGTCACGTCGGTGATCGACGAGCTGGAGGGCGCCGACGGCGTCGTCGTGGAGGTCGAGGACGATGTCGCCGCCCTCGCCGACCGCCAGCACGTCTGGCACGTCGTGCGGAATCTGGTGACCAACGCCCTCAGCTACGGCGAGAGCCCGGTCGAGGTCCGGGCCGGTCGCGACGCCGAGTCGGTCGTGCTGATCGTGCAGGACCGGGGCCCCGGCATCCCGGAGGAGCTCGTGCCGAAGCTCTTCGACCGCTTCATGCGCGGTGCGGGCCTGGGCCTGTTCATCGTCCGCCATCTCGTGGAAGCGAACGGGGGCTCGGTCCGCTATGAGCGGGCCGAGCCCCGGGGCGCGCGTCTGGTGGTGACCTGGGAGGCCGCCGCCGTCTGA
- the mshA gene encoding D-inositol-3-phosphate glycosyltransferase, whose translation MADPRAAGRDWPTPRRIATLSVHTSPLAQPGTGDAGGMNVYIVEVSKRLAALGVEVEIFTRATSSELPPVVEMAPGVTVRHVTAGPFEGLSKEELPSQLCAFTNGVLRAEAANPPGHYDLIHSHYWMSGQVGWLARERWGVPHVHTAHTLAKVKNRFIASGDRPEPKARVIGEEQVIAESDRLVANTRFEAQDLVTCYDAEPTRLSVVQPGVDLARFRPGDQAADRRRLGLPERGHVVAFVGRIQPLKGPEVLIRALAQQPLRDQELTVVICGGPSGSGLDRPTSLIELAARLGVSHKVRFLAPQTGEALAALYRAADLVAVPSHNESFGLVALEAQACGTPVVAAAVGGLVTAVTDGVSGVLVDGHEPAAWSGVLGGLLREPARRLRLSMGAVRHASNFSWDRTANGLLRVYREAVAEHRALIAARLAGSLSW comes from the coding sequence GTGGCTGATCCGCGGGCCGCAGGTCGCGACTGGCCGACTCCCCGACGTATCGCCACCCTCTCGGTGCACACGTCCCCGCTGGCACAGCCGGGCACGGGCGACGCGGGCGGCATGAACGTCTACATCGTCGAGGTCTCCAAGCGGCTCGCCGCCCTCGGCGTCGAGGTCGAGATCTTCACCCGGGCCACGTCGAGCGAGCTGCCGCCGGTCGTCGAGATGGCCCCGGGCGTCACCGTCCGGCACGTCACGGCAGGGCCGTTCGAGGGCCTGTCGAAGGAGGAGCTGCCGTCGCAGCTCTGCGCGTTCACCAACGGCGTGCTCCGGGCCGAGGCCGCCAACCCGCCCGGCCACTACGACCTGATCCACTCGCACTACTGGATGTCGGGCCAGGTCGGCTGGCTCGCCCGGGAGCGCTGGGGCGTGCCGCACGTGCACACCGCGCACACCCTTGCCAAGGTCAAGAACAGGTTCATCGCGTCCGGTGACCGCCCGGAGCCCAAGGCCCGGGTGATCGGCGAGGAGCAGGTCATCGCCGAGTCCGACCGGCTGGTGGCCAACACCCGCTTCGAGGCCCAGGACCTGGTGACCTGCTACGACGCCGAGCCCACCCGGCTCAGCGTGGTGCAGCCGGGCGTCGACCTGGCCCGGTTCCGCCCCGGCGACCAGGCGGCCGACCGCCGCCGCCTCGGCCTGCCCGAGCGGGGGCACGTGGTGGCCTTCGTCGGCCGCATCCAGCCGCTCAAGGGTCCCGAGGTCCTCATCCGGGCGCTGGCCCAGCAACCGCTGCGGGACCAGGAACTCACCGTCGTCATCTGCGGCGGCCCCAGCGGTAGCGGCCTCGACCGGCCGACCTCGCTGATCGAGCTGGCCGCCAGGCTCGGCGTCTCGCACAAGGTGCGCTTCCTGGCGCCGCAGACGGGGGAGGCGCTCGCCGCCCTCTACCGGGCGGCCGATCTGGTCGCGGTGCCCTCCCACAACGAGTCGTTCGGCCTCGTCGCCCTGGAGGCGCAGGCCTGTGGCACGCCGGTGGTCGCGGCGGCCGTCGGAGGCCTGGTCACCGCGGTCACCGACGGCGTCAGCGGCGTCCTCGTCGACGGGCACGAGCCGGCCGCCTGGTCGGGCGTGCTGGGCGGCCTGCTGCGGGAGCCCGCGCGGCGCCTGCGGCTGTCGATGGGCGCGGTGCGGCACGCGTCGAACTTCTCCTGGGACCGTACGGCCAACGGACTGCTTCGGGTCTACCGCGAGGCGGTGGCGGAGCACCGTGCGCTGATCGCCGCCCGTCTGGCAGGCTCACTGTCGTGGTGA
- a CDS encoding S8 family peptidase, producing MIRHDGRRGVARLALTAGIATAAVVTGTAGTAIAATPGALPLGTVRAAAHGAIKDSYIVVLKAASADAAEVPSVSRSLARRYGGEVLASYSTAVRGFQADMTALEARRLAANPAVEYVEQDATVRLADLGTQANPVWGLDRIDQTALPLSKSYTYRSASNVTAYVLDTGLRVGHSEFGGRASNGRDFIDNDAVAQDCNGHGTHVAGTIGGRTYGVAKDVKLVGVRVLDCGGSGSYSAIIAGVDWVTKNAVKPAVANMSIGGTVSSALNTAVARSIAAGVTYSVSAGNDNKNSCNYSPASAPDAITVGATDGADTRATFSNYGSCLDIFAPGVRITSASHSSDTGTAIMSGTSMAAPHVAGAAALAVAANPAWSPAQVRAALVDQASAGRVLNPGSGSVNKLLHTGFLNTVQAAGPVATPECGPFVMGTDVRIGKLSTATSSKTVTTCSGTASSASTVAVTVQHAYRGSLVVTLTSPSGVKYTLKAADKTDKAANIVQTYTIDLSGTSRNGKWSLQVKDTYGTTTGILDKWKLTL from the coding sequence ATGATTCGTCACGACGGCCGGCGCGGTGTCGCGCGCCTTGCGCTGACCGCCGGCATCGCCACCGCCGCGGTGGTGACCGGTACGGCCGGCACCGCCATCGCCGCCACGCCCGGCGCCCTGCCGCTCGGCACGGTCCGCGCGGCGGCCCACGGCGCGATCAAGGACAGCTACATCGTGGTGCTGAAGGCGGCCTCCGCCGACGCCGCGGAGGTGCCGTCGGTCTCGCGGTCGCTCGCCCGGCGCTACGGCGGCGAGGTGCTCGCCAGCTACTCGACGGCCGTCCGCGGCTTCCAGGCCGACATGACGGCGCTCGAGGCCCGCCGCCTCGCCGCGAACCCCGCCGTCGAGTACGTGGAGCAGGACGCGACGGTGCGCCTCGCGGACCTCGGCACGCAGGCGAACCCGGTCTGGGGGCTCGACCGGATCGACCAGACGGCGCTGCCGCTGTCGAAGAGCTACACCTACCGCTCGGCGTCGAACGTGACGGCGTACGTGCTGGACACCGGCCTGCGGGTCGGGCACAGCGAGTTCGGCGGCCGGGCCAGCAACGGCCGTGACTTCATCGACAACGACGCGGTGGCGCAGGACTGCAACGGCCACGGCACCCACGTAGCCGGCACGATCGGCGGCAGGACCTACGGCGTCGCGAAGGACGTCAAGCTCGTCGGCGTACGGGTGCTCGACTGCGGGGGCTCGGGCTCCTACTCGGCGATCATCGCGGGCGTGGACTGGGTGACCAAGAACGCCGTCAAGCCGGCCGTGGCCAACATGAGCATCGGGGGAACGGTCAGCTCCGCGCTGAACACTGCGGTCGCGAGGTCGATCGCTGCGGGTGTCACCTACTCCGTGTCGGCCGGCAACGACAACAAGAACTCCTGCAACTACTCGCCGGCCTCCGCGCCCGACGCGATCACGGTCGGAGCCACGGACGGCGCCGACACCCGCGCCACGTTCTCGAACTACGGCTCGTGCCTGGACATCTTCGCGCCCGGCGTACGCATCACCTCGGCCTCCCACTCGTCCGACACCGGCACCGCGATCATGAGCGGCACCTCGATGGCCGCACCGCACGTGGCGGGCGCGGCGGCGCTGGCGGTCGCGGCGAACCCGGCCTGGTCGCCGGCGCAGGTCCGGGCCGCGCTGGTGGACCAGGCCAGCGCCGGCCGGGTGCTGAACCCGGGCAGCGGCTCGGTGAACAAGCTGCTCCACACCGGCTTCCTCAACACGGTTCAGGCCGCCGGGCCGGTCGCCACGCCGGAATGCGGACCCTTCGTCATGGGTACGGACGTGCGGATCGGCAAGCTGTCGACCGCCACCAGCAGCAAGACGGTGACGACCTGCTCCGGCACTGCCTCGTCCGCCTCGACCGTGGCGGTGACGGTGCAGCACGCGTACCGCGGGTCCCTGGTCGTCACGCTGACCAGCCCGAGCGGCGTGAAGTACACCCTGAAGGCGGCGGACAAGACGGATAAAGCGGCAAACATCGTGCAGACGTACACGATTGACCTGTCCGGCACCTCCCGCAACGGCAAGTGGTCGCTTCAGGTCAAGGACACCTACGGCACCACGACCGGCATCCTGGACAAGTGGAAGCTCACGCTCTGA
- a CDS encoding SRPBCC family protein, giving the protein MSLVQQAVEISAPLHTVYEQLATFENYPRFMTGVERVTPMGNDQTHWIMDVDGQRREFDAQITECSLDERVSWSAVDGPLLAETITLRPMGETRTQIVAQLEADVAFLLPSDRHGQETLSRRLKADLNAFKGLIEAGKLGDAGNLGGASSKNMAGSAFASPASVAARARGGRARPGAGWGTSAGEFSNARSDSLGTLRPNAATAPLGMPTAGPPVDITSAPGIDDPHDLDEILAPGRRIVGSPTVRGGAAGTRPAVRDAAGTRKAGQGSASAQMGGKAMGTRDGRGDGMIHEEERGSAHDW; this is encoded by the coding sequence ATGAGTTTGGTTCAGCAGGCCGTCGAGATCAGCGCACCGCTGCACACCGTGTACGAGCAGCTCGCGACGTTCGAGAACTACCCGCGCTTCATGACCGGCGTCGAACGGGTCACCCCGATGGGTAACGATCAGACGCACTGGATCATGGACGTCGACGGACAGCGCCGGGAGTTCGACGCGCAGATCACCGAGTGCTCCCTCGACGAGCGGGTGTCGTGGTCGGCCGTCGACGGCCCGCTGCTCGCCGAGACCATCACCCTGCGGCCGATGGGCGAGACGCGGACGCAGATCGTCGCCCAGCTCGAGGCCGACGTCGCGTTCCTGCTGCCCAGCGACCGGCACGGGCAGGAGACGCTGAGCCGGCGTCTGAAGGCTGACCTGAACGCCTTCAAGGGCCTGATCGAGGCCGGCAAGCTGGGCGACGCCGGGAATCTGGGCGGAGCCAGCTCCAAGAACATGGCGGGCAGCGCGTTCGCCTCGCCGGCCTCGGTCGCGGCCCGCGCGCGCGGCGGCCGGGCACGGCCGGGTGCAGGCTGGGGGACGAGCGCCGGAGAGTTCAGCAACGCCCGCTCGGACAGCCTCGGCACCCTGCGCCCGAACGCCGCCACGGCTCCGCTGGGCATGCCGACGGCCGGGCCGCCCGTGGACATCACCTCCGCGCCCGGCATCGACGACCCGCACGACCTCGACGAGATCCTCGCTCCCGGACGCCGGATCGTCGGCTCCCCGACCGTTCGCGGCGGCGCGGCGGGCACCCGCCCCGCCGTCCGCGACGCGGCCGGCACCCGTAAGGCCGGCCAGGGCTCGGCGTCGGCGCAGATGGGCGGCAAGGCCATGGGCACCCGGGACGGCCGCGGCGACGGGATGATCCACGAAGAGGAACGCGGCAGCGCTCACGACTGGTGA
- a CDS encoding SAM-dependent methyltransferase has translation MATRPLGAVTRGTTNPNRLRRVDNFIAYRCGDLLAAADAPMVVDLGYGATPITAIELRARLAAAVRPDLAVVGLEIDPARVAAAQPFADPPRLEFRRGGFELAGLRPTVVRAFNVLRQYAEEEVAAAWRTMTATGALLVEGTCDELGRIATWAVVEAGVPHSLTLSARLSDLDHPATFAERLPKALIHHNVPGHAVHDLITTLGAAWEASATPFGARQRWLATVERFRSSWPVLDGPARWRRGELTVAWPGD, from the coding sequence GTGGCGACGAGACCGCTCGGGGCCGTCACCCGGGGCACCACGAACCCCAACCGGCTGCGCCGGGTGGACAACTTCATCGCGTACCGGTGCGGGGACCTGCTGGCGGCCGCGGACGCGCCCATGGTGGTCGACCTCGGCTATGGCGCGACGCCCATCACGGCGATCGAGCTGCGGGCCCGGCTGGCCGCGGCGGTCCGCCCGGACCTCGCGGTGGTCGGTCTGGAGATCGATCCCGCACGGGTGGCAGCCGCGCAGCCGTTCGCCGACCCGCCCCGGCTCGAGTTCCGCCGCGGCGGCTTCGAACTCGCCGGCCTGCGCCCGACCGTGGTGCGGGCGTTCAACGTGCTGCGTCAGTACGCCGAGGAAGAGGTCGCCGCCGCGTGGCGGACGATGACAGCGACCGGGGCGCTCCTGGTCGAGGGGACCTGCGACGAGCTCGGCCGGATCGCCACCTGGGCGGTCGTCGAGGCGGGGGTGCCGCACAGCCTCACCCTGTCGGCCCGGCTGTCCGATCTGGACCATCCGGCGACGTTCGCCGAGCGGCTGCCGAAGGCACTGATCCACCACAATGTGCCCGGCCATGCCGTGCACGATCTCATCACGACGCTCGGGGCGGCGTGGGAGGCGAGCGCCACCCCGTTCGGAGCACGGCAGCGCTGGCTCGCGACCGTCGAGCGGTTCCGCTCGTCGTGGCCGGTGCTGGACGGGCCGGCGCGCTGGCGTCGGGGCGAGCTGACCGTCGCCTGGCCCGGCGACTGA
- a CDS encoding YbjN domain-containing protein: MNDIGALIERVCAERELPCEPTGESSWVVTMPGTHKLKTACNLIVGEHALRIEAFVMRHPDENHEQLWAWLLRRNARMYGVAFSIDQAGDVYLTGRTSLHGIDEDELDRLLGAVLTYADESFDSMLEIGFGTAIRREWEWRVKRGESLANLQAFAHFADPDAKKS, translated from the coding sequence GTGAACGACATCGGGGCCCTCATCGAGCGCGTGTGCGCGGAGCGCGAGCTGCCGTGCGAGCCGACCGGCGAATCGTCGTGGGTCGTCACGATGCCGGGGACGCACAAGCTCAAGACCGCCTGCAACCTGATCGTGGGGGAGCACGCCCTGCGCATCGAGGCCTTCGTCATGCGGCACCCCGACGAGAACCACGAGCAGTTGTGGGCCTGGCTGCTGCGCCGCAACGCCCGGATGTACGGTGTCGCCTTCTCCATCGACCAGGCCGGCGACGTCTATCTGACCGGCCGGACGAGTCTGCACGGCATCGACGAGGACGAGCTGGACCGGTTGCTGGGCGCGGTGCTCACCTACGCGGACGAGTCCTTCGACTCGATGCTGGAGATCGGCTTCGGCACGGCCATCCGCCGCGAGTGGGAGTGGCGCGTCAAGCGCGGCGAGTCGCTGGCCAACCTGCAGGCCTTCGCCCACTTCGCCGACCCGGACGCCAAGAAGAGCTGA
- a CDS encoding response regulator, with the protein MSESTQERPTVLVVDDEDDLRDIMRRMLERRGFATLIAGDADQALAVCRDHPGDIDVLVTDLTLPDVPGGDVARDCTQMRPGMGVVFISGLPKDMAVAKGLIDEDSVLVKKPFTSELLLGALRSMLAEKAPTT; encoded by the coding sequence ATGTCCGAAAGTACGCAGGAGCGTCCGACCGTCCTCGTCGTCGACGACGAGGACGACCTCCGCGACATCATGCGGCGGATGCTGGAGCGGCGCGGCTTCGCCACCCTGATCGCCGGCGACGCCGACCAGGCGCTCGCGGTCTGCCGGGATCACCCGGGCGACATCGACGTGCTCGTCACCGACCTCACCCTGCCCGACGTGCCGGGCGGAGACGTGGCCCGGGACTGCACGCAGATGCGACCCGGCATGGGCGTGGTCTTCATCTCGGGCCTGCCCAAGGACATGGCCGTCGCCAAGGGTTTAATCGACGAGGACTCGGTGCTCGTCAAGAAGCCGTTCACCTCCGAGCTGCTGCTCGGTGCGCTGAGGTCGATGCTGGCCGAGAAGGCGCCCACCACGTAA
- a CDS encoding SDR family oxidoreductase, translated as MRQDRGMVQKKIAVVTGASSGIGAATARRLAAEGFHVVAAARRAERLEALAADLGPACATAVTCDVTSDESVAALAAAVDRLGGSLTLLVNNAGGARGADPVAEGSVDDWQWMYDVNVLGTLRVTKALLPALEASGAGTVVTVGSTAGFVVYEGGGGYTAAKHGLAALVGTLRLELAGKPVRVVEIAPGMVRTDEFALNRLGDQAKADAVYAGVREPLIADDIADCIAWAATRPQHVNVDRLVVRPLAQAAQHKVVRE; from the coding sequence ATGAGGCAGGATCGGGGCATGGTGCAGAAGAAGATCGCCGTTGTCACCGGCGCGTCCAGCGGCATCGGCGCGGCGACCGCCCGCCGCCTGGCCGCGGAGGGCTTTCACGTGGTGGCCGCGGCCCGCCGGGCCGAACGGCTCGAGGCGCTCGCCGCCGACCTCGGCCCCGCTTGCGCCACCGCGGTGACCTGCGACGTGACCTCGGACGAGTCGGTGGCCGCCCTGGCCGCGGCGGTGGACCGGCTCGGCGGGAGCCTCACGCTGCTCGTCAACAACGCCGGTGGCGCCCGGGGGGCGGATCCGGTCGCCGAGGGGTCGGTCGACGACTGGCAGTGGATGTACGACGTCAATGTGCTGGGGACCCTGCGGGTCACGAAGGCGCTGCTGCCCGCCCTCGAGGCGAGCGGCGCCGGCACGGTGGTCACGGTCGGTTCCACGGCGGGATTCGTCGTCTACGAGGGTGGTGGCGGATACACGGCCGCCAAGCACGGCCTGGCCGCGCTGGTCGGCACCCTACGGCTGGAGCTGGCCGGCAAGCCGGTCCGGGTCGTCGAGATCGCCCCGGGCATGGTGCGGACCGACGAGTTCGCCCTCAACCGCCTCGGCGACCAGGCCAAGGCCGACGCCGTCTACGCCGGGGTACGGGAACCGCTGATCGCCGACGACATCGCGGATTGCATCGCCTGGGCCGCCACCCGGCCGCAGCACGTCAATGTCGACCGACTGGTGGTCCGCCCGCTCGCCCAGGCCGCCCAGCACAAGGTCGTCCGCGAGTAG
- a CDS encoding DUF7594 domain-containing protein yields the protein MTARRGIIGVAVTGVVATGAALGLAGTANAATTTETVSVFTTDDSYTSSTRRTANFGQADKLVVGRSGGETRLSYLKFAPKLASGVTVTGAELKLPLESKPIAATLTVYPVSTSWTEKGITAANAPGLGKALASIKPKVTDTTLSFDLSKVVTGSGTYAFALKSAATTGVTRLRALEYGNATAGGPELRLTVVKKATTPTTAPTTAPTTAPTTAPTTVPPATTAPVTPAPATTAPTAGCTTDALLVPSCGVLWGAAAGGFTDTPRDQALKEWEALTGRTASIFHQYHKGDEKFPTKAEIAMTRDPAKPRVLLLNWKIAYGTTWAKVAAGEKNARIDNWAAYVKATYPEKFFLALHHEPENDVNPAAGSGMTAKDYANMYRHVITRLRAKGVTNAINVLAYMGNEKWMAQSWWKDLYPGDDVVDWIGLDSYVSVEKGYYHYGDMGDILDRKPTGGGLGWYDWAVTNHPAKPIMVAEWGMYHRTSVKVDKAAAFNSVIPELKAHPKVKAVVYFDTAKDDEGDRDISVNSTASGLAAFKTVAADPMFDVTITK from the coding sequence GTGACTGCCAGGCGGGGGATCATCGGCGTCGCCGTGACGGGCGTTGTTGCCACGGGGGCGGCCCTCGGGCTGGCCGGTACGGCCAACGCCGCGACGACCACCGAGACCGTCAGCGTGTTCACCACCGACGACTCGTACACGTCGAGCACGCGCCGGACCGCGAACTTCGGCCAGGCCGACAAGCTCGTCGTGGGCAGGTCCGGCGGCGAGACCCGGCTCTCGTACCTGAAGTTCGCGCCGAAGCTGGCCTCCGGTGTCACGGTGACCGGCGCGGAGCTGAAGCTTCCGCTGGAGAGCAAGCCGATCGCGGCCACGCTGACCGTCTACCCGGTGTCGACCTCCTGGACCGAGAAGGGCATCACCGCGGCGAACGCGCCGGGCCTCGGCAAGGCCCTCGCCTCGATCAAGCCGAAGGTCACCGACACCACCCTGAGCTTCGATCTGTCCAAGGTGGTCACCGGGTCCGGCACGTACGCGTTCGCCCTCAAGTCGGCCGCCACGACCGGCGTCACCCGGCTGCGCGCCCTGGAGTACGGCAACGCCACCGCCGGCGGACCGGAGCTGCGGCTGACCGTCGTGAAGAAGGCCACGACGCCGACGACGGCTCCCACCACCGCGCCGACGACGGCTCCGACGACCGCGCCGACGACGGTGCCGCCGGCGACGACCGCGCCCGTCACTCCCGCTCCTGCCACCACCGCGCCGACGGCCGGCTGCACCACCGACGCGCTGCTGGTGCCCTCGTGCGGCGTGCTCTGGGGCGCGGCCGCCGGCGGCTTCACCGACACCCCGCGCGACCAGGCGCTGAAGGAGTGGGAGGCGCTGACCGGGCGGACCGCGTCGATCTTCCACCAGTACCACAAGGGCGACGAGAAGTTCCCCACCAAGGCCGAGATCGCCATGACCCGGGACCCGGCCAAGCCGCGGGTCCTGCTGCTCAACTGGAAGATCGCCTACGGGACCACCTGGGCGAAGGTCGCCGCCGGTGAGAAGAACGCCCGCATCGACAACTGGGCCGCCTACGTCAAGGCGACGTACCCGGAGAAGTTCTTCCTCGCCCTGCACCACGAGCCGGAGAACGACGTCAACCCGGCCGCCGGCTCGGGCATGACGGCCAAGGACTACGCGAACATGTACCGCCACGTCATCACCCGCCTGCGCGCCAAGGGCGTCACCAACGCGATCAACGTGCTGGCATACATGGGCAACGAGAAGTGGATGGCGCAGTCCTGGTGGAAGGACCTGTACCCCGGTGACGACGTCGTCGACTGGATCGGTCTCGACTCCTACGTGAGCGTCGAGAAGGGCTACTACCACTACGGCGACATGGGCGACATCCTCGACCGCAAGCCCACCGGCGGCGGCCTCGGCTGGTACGACTGGGCCGTCACCAACCACCCGGCCAAGCCCATCATGGTCGCGGAGTGGGGCATGTACCACCGCACCTCGGTGAAGGTGGACAAGGCGGCGGCGTTCAACTCGGTGATCCCGGAGCTGAAGGCGCACCCGAAGGTCAAGGCGGTCGTCTACTTCGACACCGCGAAGGACGACGAGGGCGACCGCGACATCTCGGTGAACTCCACCGCGTCCGGCCTGGCCGCGTTCAAGACGGTCGCCGCCGACCCGATGTTCGACGTGACCATCACCAAGTAG